A stretch of DNA from Rhizobacter sp.:
GAAGTCGGCCAGCATCGCCTGCGCGCCGGTCTCGCCCACGCCCAGCTTCATCTCGTGCAGGTTGGTCGGCTCGAAGCCGATCTGCCGGAGCGAGGGCACGCCGGCCTCGATGCCCTCGGGCAGTAGTGCCAGGCTGTCGGCATATCTTTCGACGGGGTAGGCGCTCACGTAAAAGGGCTCGACCTTCTTGAGCCATGCGTTCTTGTACGGGGTGAACACGCTGTAGGGCGAGCCGCTGCCGGTGAGGACTTCCTGGCGCTCGAAGACCACGTGGTCCTTGCTGGTGTGCAGCGAGATGCCGAGGTCGGCGAGCGCACCGCGCACGCGTGCATCGCGGGCCAGGGCGGCGGGCTCGTCGTCGTGGTTGGCGTACACCGCCTGCACGCGCAGCCGGTCGGCGAGGCGGGGCAACTCGTCCACCGCCAGGCCGTGGCGCACGATCAGGCCACCGTGCGGCTGCCATTGCCGCAAGGCCTCGTCGAGCCCCTGCAGGCTGTCGCGGATGAACTCCACCCGCCGATCCGCGCGGGGCAGCGGGTCGAGGATGGCGGTGTCGAAGACGAACACGCACCACACCTTGCGGGCGGCTTTGAGCGCGTGGAAGAGCGCGGCATGGTCGCTGCTGCGCAAGTCGCGGCGAAACCAGACGAGGGCGGTGTCCAAGACCTTTTCCATCGGCGCGAGTGTGCCGCAGGAATAAAATCGCGCCCATGCCCGGCTCGTCCATCGACCTCACCAACCAGTTCCTCATCGCCATGCCCGGCATGGCCGACGAGACCTTTGCGGGCGCGGTGGTCTACATGTGCGAGCACACCGACAAGGGCGCGTTGGGCCTGGTCATCAACAAGCCCATCGACATCAAGCTCAAGAACCTCTTCGAGAAGGTCGAGCTCACGCTCGACCGGGCCGACCTCGCCGACGAGCCGGTGTATTTCGGCGGCCCGGTGCAGACCGAACGCGGCTTCGTGCTGCACGAGCGGCTGGGCAGCGGGGAGGGTGGCGAAGGCGGGCACTACAACTCCTCGCTGCAGATCCCCGGCGGACTGGAGATGACCACCAGCAAGGACGTGCTGGAAGCGCTCTCCCACGGCGCCGGCCCGAAGAAGATCCTGGTCACGCTCGGCTACAGCGGCTGGAGCGCCGGCCAGCTCGAAGAAGAGATCGGCCGCAATGGCTGGATCACCGTCAGCGCCGAGCCCGGCATCATCTTCGACACGCCGGTCGAGCAGCGCTACGACAAGGCGCTGTCGCTCTTGGGCATCGATCCGCGCATGCTGAGCCAAGAGGCGGGGCACGCATGAGCCTGTCGGCTCTGCCGCCCAATTCCCCTCGCTCCTTCCTCGCATTCGATTTCGGAACCAAGCGCGTGGGTGTGGCCAGCGGCAACACCCTCACGCGCACGGCCACGCCCCTGAAAACCATCGCCGCCGAAGGCGACGCGCGTTTTGCCGCGCTGGGTGTGCTCATCAAAGAGTGGCAGCCCGAAGCCCTGGTGGTGGGCGTGCCCTATCACCCCGACGGCGCCCCGCACGACAATACGGCCCGCGCACAGCGATTCGCCCGCCAGCTGCACGGCCGCTTCGGGTTGCCGGTGCACGAGGTGGACGAGCGCTACACGACCACCGAAGCCCATTCACATGGCGCGTCTGACGTCGATGCGGCCTCGGCCGCGATCATCCTGGAGCAATTCTTGAAAGCATTGCCATGAGCACGCTGCACCTCGACGCTGAAGCGCTGTACACCGACCTGCTGAGTGGCGTGCGCAGCTTGCTGCGACCTGAATCCGTGCTGGTCGGCATCTGGTCGGGCGGCGCGTGGCTGGCCGAGCGCCTGCAGCGTGACCTGAAGCTCGCCGGCGAGCACGGCGTGATTTCGAGCGCGCTGCACCGCGACGACTTCTCCTCGCGCGGCATGTCGTCCGCCGACCCCACGAAGCTGCCCTTCGAGATCGAAGGCTCGCACATCGTGCTGGTCGACGACGTGCTCTACACCGGCCGCACCACGCGCGCCGTGATCAACGAACTCTTCGACTTCGGCCGCCCTGGGAGCGTGACGCTCGCGGTGCTGGTCGACCGCGGCGGGCGCGAGCTGCCGATCCAGCCGGCCTATGCGGCTGCACGCATCACCCTGCCCAAGGCGTCCCGCCTGCGCCTCGCGCGTGGCGACGATGGCCGCTTCAGTTTCGACATCCAAGAAAAAGGAGAGGGTTCGTGACACGAAACCCCCAACTCAACAAGCACGGCGAGCTGATCCACCTGCTCTCCATCGAGGGCCTGCCGCGCGCGGTGATCCACCACATCCTCGACACGGCTGGGACCTTCCTGAGCGTGAACGACCGCGAGGTGAAGAAGGTGCCGCTCCTGCGCGGCAAGAGCGTGTTCAACCTCTTCTTCGAGAACAGCACGCGCACCCGCACCACCTTCGAGATCGCGGCCAAGCGCCTGAGCGCCGACGTGATCAACCTCGACATCGCGAAGTCGAGCGCCGCCAAGGGCGAGAGCCTGCTCGACACCATCGCCAACCTCTCGGCCATGCACGCCGACATGTTCGTGGTGCGCCACAGCGAGAGCGGGGCGCCGTACCTCATCGCCCAGCACTGCGCGCCGCACGTGCACGTGGTCAACGCGGGCGACGGCCGGCATGCGCACCCGACGCAGGGCCTGCTCGACATGTACACCATCCGCCACTTCAAGCACGACTTCACGAACCTGAGCGTGGCCATCGTCGGCGACATCGTGCATTCGCGCGTGGCCCGCTCCGACATCACGGCACTCGCCACGCTGGGCGTGCCCGACATCCGAGCCGTCGGCCCGAAGACGCTGGTGCCCGGCGACCTGAAGGAGATGGGCGTGCGCGTGTGCCACGACATGATCGAGGGGATCCGCGGCGCCGACGTGATCATCATGTTGCGCCTGCAGAACGAGCGCATGAGCGGCGCCATGCTGCCGAGCGCCGGCGAGTTCTTCAAGAACTACGGCCTCACGCTTGAGAAGCTGGCCCACGCCAAGCCCGATGCGATCGTGATGCACCCGGGGCCGATCAACCGCGGCGTGGAGATCGACTCGTCGGTGGCCGATGGCAAGCAGAGCGTGATCCTGCCGCAGGTCACGTTCGGCATTGCGGTGCGCATGGCGGTGATGTCGACCATCGCCGGCAACAACGCCTGACCGGAGCCAGAGACCCTCATGAAACTGCTGATCAAGAACGGACGGTTGATCGACCCGGCTTCCGGCCGCGATGAAGTGGCCGACGTGGCCATCGCCGCCGGCCGCATCGTGACCCTCGGGAAGGTGAACCCCGACTTCAAGCCCTCGCGCACGATCGATGCGCAGGGGCTCATCGTGGTGCCGGGTCTGGTCGACCTCGCCGCACGCCTGCGCGAGCCGGGCCACGAGCACGAAGGCATGCTCGAGTCGGAGATGGCCGCCGCGGTGGCCGGGGGCGTGACGAGCCTCGTCTGCCCGCCCGACACCGACCCCGCGCTCGACGAGCCGGGTCTCGTCGAGATGCTCAAGTTCCGCGCGCGCAACCTCAACCAGTCGCACCTCTACCCGCTGGGCGCACTCACCCGCGGCCTGGCCGGCGAGGTGCTGACCGAAATGGCCGAGCTGACCGAAGCCGGCTGCGTGGGTTTCTCGCAGGCCGACGTGGCGCTCGCCGACACCATGGTGCTGCAGCGCGCGCTGCAATACGCGTCGACCTTCGGCTACTGCGTGTGGCTGCGCCCGCAAGACGCCTACCTCGGCAAGGGCGTGGCCGCCAGCGGCCCGCTGGCCACGCGCCTGGGCCTGTCGGGCGTGCCGGTGATCGCCGAGACCATCGCGCTGCACACCATCTTCGAGCTGATGCGCGTGACGGGCGCACGGGTGCACCTGTGCCGCCTGAGCAGCGCGGCCGGCATCGCGCTCGTGCGCACCGCGAAGGCCGAGGGCCTGCCGGTCACTTGTGACGTGAGCGTGAACCACCTGCACCTCATCGACGTCGACATCGGCTACTTCAACGCCGCCATGCGCCTCACGCCGCCGCTGCGCCAGCAGCGCGACCGCGATGCGATCCGTGCCGGTCTGGCCGACGGGACCATCGACGCGCTCGTCAGCGACCACACGCCGGTCGACGAAGACGCGAAGAACCTGCCCTTCGCAGAAGCCGAACCGGGGGCGACCGGGCTGGAGCTGCTCTTGAGCCTCGCGCTCAAGTGGGGCACCGAACACAAGCTCGGGCTGGCGCAGTCGCTCGCCAAGGTGACCTGCGAGCCGGTGCGCGTGCTGGGCGAGGCTTTGGGCTCGCTGGCGTCGAGTGCGGGGCGCCTCGTGGAAGGCGGCGTGGCCGACGTCTGCATCTTCGACCCGACCACCCACTGGACGGTGCGGCCGCAGGCGCTCAAGAGCCAGGGCAAGCACTCGCCGTTCGCGGGCTACGAAGTGCCGGGCACCGTGAAGTACACGCTCGTGGCCGGCAACGTCGCCCACGAAGCAGCCTGAAACGGATTCGAGCAGCGTGCGCAGCCTCATCGCGTTGTGGCGGCTGGCCTGCGTGGGCTGGCTGATCGTCGCGGGTCTGCTGCGCTGCGCGTTCATCTTCCCGTTCATCACCCCGGCGAAGCGCCTGCAGCAGACCGGTCGCTGGTGCGGCCGGGTGGCACGCGCGCTGGGCGTTGCGATCGAAAGCGAAGGCCGCTCGCATGACGGCCCGGCCTTGCTGGTCGCCAACCACATCTCCTGGCTCGACATCCTGGCCATCAACGCCGTCCACCCGGCGCGCTTCGTCTCCAAGGCCGACGTGAAGCACTGGCCGGTGCTGGGCTGGATGGTCGGCAGCGGCGGCACGCTCTTCATCGAGCGCGAGCGCAAGCGCGATGCGCTGCGCGTGGTGCACCAGATCGCCGCGGCGCTGAAGCAGGGCGACACCATCGCGATGTTTCCCGAAGGCACCACCGGCGACGGCAGCACGCTGCTGCCCTTCCACGCCAACCTGATGCAGGCGGCGATCTCGACCGATGCCCTGCTGCAGCCCATCGCGCTGCGCTATGCCGACGACGACGGCTCGCCCAGCCAGGCGGTGGTGTGGGTCGGCAACTCGACGCTCGCCGAGTCGCTGTGGAAGGTGGCCACGGCGCGCGGCCTGCGGGTGCGGGTCACCCAGCTGGCCACGGTGGCGTCGGCTGAACAGGACCGCCGGGAACTGGCGTCAAGGGTGCGTGGCCAGATCGGCGCTGCGCTGGGGATCGAGGTGTCGGCGCTCGAGGCCGGGCACTGAACGCCCTCGGCTAGAGGCAATTCACCGGGAGATGCTGGCGCTCGATGTCGGTGCGGTTGGCACCGAAGGGCTTCATCTGATCGGGCGCCTTGGCGAAGGCGCAGACCCAGGCCACGGGCACCACAGGCGCGTCTTCCACCACGGCGGGGCGCAGCGTGAGGGTCTTGCCTTGCAGGGCGCCGTTGGCCCGGTTGCCGAACACGATGTGGATGGCGCCGCCTTCGACGGTGATCGACTTGACCACGTTGTTGACGATCTTCTCGGGTGCGGGCAGGCCCGCTTCGGCGTTGTCGGCCGGCAGGGCCTTGGTGGTGGCCCACACGGCGGCCACGTGGTCCTTGGCCAGCTTGGCGAGCGTCACGCCTTCGGCGATGTTCTCGCGGATGTACTTGCCCTGCAGACTGGGGACGGCCATCAGGGCCAGGATGGCGAGGATGGCCATCACGACCAGGACCTCGATGAGCGTGAAGCCGCGGCGGCAGGCAGAGGTTTTCATGGCGGCGTGCAGTGTGTCACAGCTCGCGGGGCGTTCCGCACGGTTCGCATCCCCCAGGTGACAGCGCTGTCATCGGTGCGGCGCTATGGTGCTTGTGCACAGGTCGTGTCAGCCCTTTGAGCCTCTCCTCCATTTCCACCAGCCACCGTTGGCGCTGGATCCGCTTCCAGGTGCGGCGCCGCTTTGCGCGGCCGCGCGGGGTGTGGTCGCTGGCCGGGCCGGTGCTGCTGCAGGAGTTTGCGCTGGTGCTCACCGGCACGGTGGTGATGGCGATGGCCAGCCACCTGGGTCCGGCCTCCGTGGCGGCCATCGGCATGATGGACGCGCTCAACTTCCTGCTGATCGCGATCTACGGCGGCCTGGCCATCGGTGCCACGGTGACGGTGGCGCATTGCGTGGGCGCCGGCCGGCGCGACGACCTGCGTTCCGTGGCCTTCAGCGCCCTGGCGCTCGCGCTGTGTGCCGGTGTGCTGGTGGCGCTGCTGCTGTGGAACACCCGCGGCCTCTGGATCGCGATGGTCCTACCCGGCGCCGAAGAGGCGGTGAAGGTGCAGGCCGACCGCTACTTCCGCTGGGTGATCGTGGCCGGCATGGCCACCTCGATCGTGCTCACCAGCTGCGGCGTGCTGCGCGGCATGGCGCGCACCGACACCGCCATGCGGGTGCAAGTGGTGATGGCGGTGTCGCAGATCGTCATGGCGGCCATCTTCATGCGCGGCGCGGACGGTAGCGTCAACGGCGCCGGCGCGGCGCTGCTGCTGGCGCGCTGTGGTGGTGTGGCGCTCGTGCTGCTGGCGCTGTGGCCCACGCTGCGGCAAGGGGTGGAGCACGCGGGCGGCTGGCCGGTGCGCAAGGCCTTCATGCAATCCATCCTCAAGGTGGGTTGGCCGGCGGCGCTCGAATCGTCGTTCTTCCACCTCGGCAAGATCGTCACGCAGACCATCGTGGTGGGCCTGGGCACCACCGCGATGGCGGCGAACTTCATCGCGTTCTACGTCAGCAACTTCGTCAACACCCCGGGCACGGCGCTCGGCGTGGCGGCCACCACCCTCGTGGGCATGCGCCTCGGGGCCGGGCGGGTGAAGGCAGCGCAACTCGTGCTGCGGCGGGTGATCCGCAGCGCCAACTGGTCGCTGTCGACGATGGCGGCCATCGTGCTGCCGTTCTCGTGGTGGCTGGCCGGGCTCTTCGGCAACAACGCCGAGGTGACGGCGCAGGCCGCCTGGCTGATCGCGCTCAGCTGCGTCTTCATGCCGGCCTGGGCGGGCTCGTGGGTGCTGCCGGCCGGCCTGCGCGGAGCCGGCGACACCCGCTACGGCCTGGTGGTCGGCAGCTCCACCATGTGGGGGCTGCGCATCGGCGCGGGCTACCTGCTCGGCATCGTGTGCGGGCTGGGCGTGATCGGCGTGTGGCTGGGCATGTTTGCCGACTGGATCGTGCGCAACATCCTCTTCCGCAAGCGCATGCGCGGCACGGCATGGACACGCCATCGCCTGCTCGGTTGATCTGCTGAAAAAATAGGCAGAAAAACGCTCCTTTTGCACTGTGCACCCCGCCGGGCTCGGCTTACATTGGGCCATTGAAGCTGCGGAGGTTCGTCATGGCCTGGGTCAAGATGGATCGACATCTGGTGCAGTTCGGCGTGCCCTCTCCGCTGGAGGTGCGAGATGCCGAGGGGCACCTCCTGCTCGCCAAGGGCGCCATCGTCGAAAACGACGAGCAGCTCGGCGCCTTGCTTGCGCATGGCGCGATGGTCGAGTCCGACGAAGCCAAGGCCGTGCTCGCCGCGCAAAACGGTGGCCGCGCTCCTGAGCCTGAAACCCGCCCGACCAGCGTCTTCGGCCTGTGGGACCAACTGCGCTGGCGCCTGGAGCGCATCGTCAAGGGCCTGGCCGACGACCCGGCGCATTTCGCCGCCCGCATCGACGAGCTGGCCCAGCACTTGGTCCTGCTCACCGAGAAAGACGCCGACGTGGGCATCTTCCTCGCCGTGCGGCAAGACACCCGCAAGCTCTCGATCTACGGCCTGAGCCACGCCGTCTACACCGGGATGATCTGCTTCCTGATGGCGCAGCGCATGGGCTGGCCGCGCGAGCGTTGCCTCACGCTCGTGAAGGCGGCGCTGACGATGAACATGTCGGTCTTCGAGCTGCAGGGCCGGCTCGCCGCGCAGGGCGTGCCCATGCTGGCCGAGCAACGCGTGGTGCTGCACGAGCACCCGCTGGAGAGCGCCCGCATGCTGCGCGAAGCCGGCGTCACCGATGAAGAGTGGCTCACCGCAGTGGAACAGCACCACGAATGGACCGACGGCAAAGGCTATCCGCGCGGGCTCACCGAGATGAGCGAGATGGCCAAGGCCCTGAAATACGCCGACAACTTCATGGCCAAGATCAGCCCCAAGGCGATCCGCAAGCCGCTGCATGCGCAAGAGGCCGCCCGAGACCTCTTCAAGACCGACGGCGGCGGGCCGATGGCGATGGCGATCATCAAGGAGTTCGGCATCTACCCGCCGGGCGAGCTGGTGAAGCTCAAGACCGGCGAGCTGGCGGTGGTGATCCGCCGTACCGCGAGTGCCAGCACGCCGATGGCCGCGAGCATCACCGACCGCACCGGCGTGCCGGTGCTCAACATCGTGCGCCGCGACACCAGCCGCCCCGAGCACGCCATCGTCGGCTTCGTGGCCGACAAGTCGCTGCTCGACCGCGTGCCGCCGGAGCGGCTCTACGGCCTGCCCGGCTGAGCCGGTCAGGCCTTCTTCTCTTCGAGGTAGTAGTACGGCTTGATCGGCTTGAGGTCGGCGTCGAGCTCGTACACGAGCGGCGTGCCGTTGGGGATGTTGACGCCCACGATCTCATCGTCGCCGATGTTGCTCAGGTACTTCACGAGCGCGCGGATGCTGTTGCCATGCGCCGCGATCACCACGCGCTTGCCCGACTTGATGGCCGGTGCGATGGTGTCGTTCCACGCCGGCAGCACGCGGGCCACGGTGTCCTTCAGGCACTCGGTCAGCGGGATGTCTTCCGGCTTGAGCTTGGCGTAGCGGATGTCGTTGCGCTGGCTCAGCGGCGCGTCGGCGGCCAGCGGCGGCGGCGGCGTGTCGTAGCTGCGGCGCCAGATCAGCACCTGCTCGTCGCCATATTGCTTGGCGGTCTCGGCCTTGTTGAGGCCTTGCAGGCCGCCGTAGTGGCGCTCGTTGAGGCGCCACTGGTGCACCACCGGCAGCCAGGTGCGGTCCATCTGGTCGAGCGTGTGCCAGAGCGTCCAGATGGCGCGCTTGAGCACCGAGGTGTAGGCCACGTCGAAGTCGTAGCCGTGGGCCTTCAGCGTGCGGCCGGCTTGCTGTGCCTGCGCCACGCCCGTGGGGGTGAGGTCCACGTCGACCCATCCGGTGAAGCGGTTTTCCAGGTTCCAGGTCGATTCGCCGTGGCGGATGAGCACGAGTTTGTACATGGCGCGAGCAGAGGGGATGAAGAAGTGGGGCCGGTCGGCAAAGGGTCGAATTCTATAATTCGCGTTTGCCTTCCCCAGCCGGGCCTTCGGCCCGCACACACCCCGTGAACTTCTTCACCAACCCCGAAAACCTGCTCCTGATCGCGATGGCGATCGTCTCCGGCGGCCTGCTGGTCTGGCCGCGCTTGCGAGGTGGCGGTGGCAACGGCGCCGTGACCGCCGCCGAAGCGGTGCAGCTCATCAACCGCGAGCGTGCCGTGCTGGTCGACGTGAGCGAGCCTGCCGAGTTCGCGGCCGGCCATGCCGGCGGCTCGAAGAACATCCCCTTCGGCAGCCTGGAAACGAGCACCGACCTGCCGAAGAACAAGGCCTTGCCGGTGGTGGTGGTGTGCCCGAGCGGCGCACGCGCCTCGCGCGCAGCGGGTATCTTGCGCAAGCTGGGTTTCGAGAAGGCCCGGCCACTCGCCGGGGGCCTGCGCGCATGGCGCGAGGCCAACCTGCCGGTCGAGAAATCCGCCTGACGACAGGAGGTTCCGTTCATGCAGCCGGTCAAGATGTACACGACCCTGGTGTGCCCGTTTTGCATTCGCGCCAAGGCCCTGCTCAAGCAGCGCGGGGTGAACGACATCGATGAAGTGCGGGTCGACCTCGACCCGTCGCAACGCACCACGATGATGGAGATCACCGGCCGCCGCACGGTGCCGCAGATCTTCATTGGCGACACGCACGTGGGCGGCTGCGACGACCTGATCGCGCTCGACCAGCGCGGCGGGCTCATGCCCTTGCTGCAGGGCAGCTGAAAACCGTCATCGTCACTGGCACATAATCCCCGGCCCGCACCACTCGAGGTGGCGGGCCTTCTTTCTTCTTCCATCAGCGAGACTTCCATGGCCGACGACAACAACGCTCCCGTGTTCCAGATCCAGCGCGTGTACCTGAAGGACTTGTCGCTCGAGCAACCGAACTCGCCGCAGATCCTGCTCGAGCAGGCGCAGCCGCAGGTCGACATCAACCTCAACCTCGCCGCCCAGCCGGTGGCCGACGGTGTCTACGAAGTCTCGGTCACCGCCACCGTGACCACCAAGGTCAACGACAAGACCCTGTTCCTGGTCGAGGCCAAGCAGGCCGGCATCTTCGAGATCCGCAACATCCCCGACGAGCAGCTGCAGCCCATCATCGGCATCGCCTGCCCGCAGATCGTCTACCCCTACCTGCGCGCCATCGTCTCCGACGTCTGCACACGCGCGGGCTTCCCGCCGGTGGTGCTGGCCGAGGTGAACTTCCAGGCGATGTACGAAGCCCAGCAGCAACAGCAGGCTGCCGGCGGTGCC
This window harbors:
- a CDS encoding YqgE/AlgH family protein, which translates into the protein MPGSSIDLTNQFLIAMPGMADETFAGAVVYMCEHTDKGALGLVINKPIDIKLKNLFEKVELTLDRADLADEPVYFGGPVQTERGFVLHERLGSGEGGEGGHYNSSLQIPGGLEMTTSKDVLEALSHGAGPKKILVTLGYSGWSAGQLEEEIGRNGWITVSAEPGIIFDTPVEQRYDKALSLLGIDPRMLSQEAGHA
- the ruvX gene encoding Holliday junction resolvase RuvX, which produces MSLSALPPNSPRSFLAFDFGTKRVGVASGNTLTRTATPLKTIAAEGDARFAALGVLIKEWQPEALVVGVPYHPDGAPHDNTARAQRFARQLHGRFGLPVHEVDERYTTTEAHSHGASDVDAASAAIILEQFLKALP
- the pyrR gene encoding bifunctional pyr operon transcriptional regulator/uracil phosphoribosyltransferase PyrR; translated protein: MSTLHLDAEALYTDLLSGVRSLLRPESVLVGIWSGGAWLAERLQRDLKLAGEHGVISSALHRDDFSSRGMSSADPTKLPFEIEGSHIVLVDDVLYTGRTTRAVINELFDFGRPGSVTLAVLVDRGGRELPIQPAYAAARITLPKASRLRLARGDDGRFSFDIQEKGEGS
- a CDS encoding aspartate carbamoyltransferase catalytic subunit, which gives rise to MTRNPQLNKHGELIHLLSIEGLPRAVIHHILDTAGTFLSVNDREVKKVPLLRGKSVFNLFFENSTRTRTTFEIAAKRLSADVINLDIAKSSAAKGESLLDTIANLSAMHADMFVVRHSESGAPYLIAQHCAPHVHVVNAGDGRHAHPTQGLLDMYTIRHFKHDFTNLSVAIVGDIVHSRVARSDITALATLGVPDIRAVGPKTLVPGDLKEMGVRVCHDMIEGIRGADVIIMLRLQNERMSGAMLPSAGEFFKNYGLTLEKLAHAKPDAIVMHPGPINRGVEIDSSVADGKQSVILPQVTFGIAVRMAVMSTIAGNNA
- a CDS encoding dihydroorotase; its protein translation is MKLLIKNGRLIDPASGRDEVADVAIAAGRIVTLGKVNPDFKPSRTIDAQGLIVVPGLVDLAARLREPGHEHEGMLESEMAAAVAGGVTSLVCPPDTDPALDEPGLVEMLKFRARNLNQSHLYPLGALTRGLAGEVLTEMAELTEAGCVGFSQADVALADTMVLQRALQYASTFGYCVWLRPQDAYLGKGVAASGPLATRLGLSGVPVIAETIALHTIFELMRVTGARVHLCRLSSAAGIALVRTAKAEGLPVTCDVSVNHLHLIDVDIGYFNAAMRLTPPLRQQRDRDAIRAGLADGTIDALVSDHTPVDEDAKNLPFAEAEPGATGLELLLSLALKWGTEHKLGLAQSLAKVTCEPVRVLGEALGSLASSAGRLVEGGVADVCIFDPTTHWTVRPQALKSQGKHSPFAGYEVPGTVKYTLVAGNVAHEAA
- a CDS encoding 1-acyl-sn-glycerol-3-phosphate acyltransferase is translated as MRSLIALWRLACVGWLIVAGLLRCAFIFPFITPAKRLQQTGRWCGRVARALGVAIESEGRSHDGPALLVANHISWLDILAINAVHPARFVSKADVKHWPVLGWMVGSGGTLFIERERKRDALRVVHQIAAALKQGDTIAMFPEGTTGDGSTLLPFHANLMQAAISTDALLQPIALRYADDDGSPSQAVVWVGNSTLAESLWKVATARGLRVRVTQLATVASAEQDRRELASRVRGQIGAALGIEVSALEAGH
- a CDS encoding pilin is translated as MKTSACRRGFTLIEVLVVMAILAILALMAVPSLQGKYIRENIAEGVTLAKLAKDHVAAVWATTKALPADNAEAGLPAPEKIVNNVVKSITVEGGAIHIVFGNRANGALQGKTLTLRPAVVEDAPVVPVAWVCAFAKAPDQMKPFGANRTDIERQHLPVNCL
- a CDS encoding MATE family efflux transporter produces the protein MSLSSISTSHRWRWIRFQVRRRFARPRGVWSLAGPVLLQEFALVLTGTVVMAMASHLGPASVAAIGMMDALNFLLIAIYGGLAIGATVTVAHCVGAGRRDDLRSVAFSALALALCAGVLVALLLWNTRGLWIAMVLPGAEEAVKVQADRYFRWVIVAGMATSIVLTSCGVLRGMARTDTAMRVQVVMAVSQIVMAAIFMRGADGSVNGAGAALLLARCGGVALVLLALWPTLRQGVEHAGGWPVRKAFMQSILKVGWPAALESSFFHLGKIVTQTIVVGLGTTAMAANFIAFYVSNFVNTPGTALGVAATTLVGMRLGAGRVKAAQLVLRRVIRSANWSLSTMAAIVLPFSWWLAGLFGNNAEVTAQAAWLIALSCVFMPAWAGSWVLPAGLRGAGDTRYGLVVGSSTMWGLRIGAGYLLGIVCGLGVIGVWLGMFADWIVRNILFRKRMRGTAWTRHRLLG
- a CDS encoding phosphohydrolase → MAWVKMDRHLVQFGVPSPLEVRDAEGHLLLAKGAIVENDEQLGALLAHGAMVESDEAKAVLAAQNGGRAPEPETRPTSVFGLWDQLRWRLERIVKGLADDPAHFAARIDELAQHLVLLTEKDADVGIFLAVRQDTRKLSIYGLSHAVYTGMICFLMAQRMGWPRERCLTLVKAALTMNMSVFELQGRLAAQGVPMLAEQRVVLHEHPLESARMLREAGVTDEEWLTAVEQHHEWTDGKGYPRGLTEMSEMAKALKYADNFMAKISPKAIRKPLHAQEAARDLFKTDGGGPMAMAIIKEFGIYPPGELVKLKTGELAVVIRRTASASTPMAASITDRTGVPVLNIVRRDTSRPEHAIVGFVADKSLLDRVPPERLYGLPG
- the gpmA gene encoding 2,3-diphosphoglycerate-dependent phosphoglycerate mutase — protein: MYKLVLIRHGESTWNLENRFTGWVDVDLTPTGVAQAQQAGRTLKAHGYDFDVAYTSVLKRAIWTLWHTLDQMDRTWLPVVHQWRLNERHYGGLQGLNKAETAKQYGDEQVLIWRRSYDTPPPPLAADAPLSQRNDIRYAKLKPEDIPLTECLKDTVARVLPAWNDTIAPAIKSGKRVVIAAHGNSIRALVKYLSNIGDDEIVGVNIPNGTPLVYELDADLKPIKPYYYLEEKKA
- a CDS encoding rhodanese-like domain-containing protein — encoded protein: MAIVSGGLLVWPRLRGGGGNGAVTAAEAVQLINRERAVLVDVSEPAEFAAGHAGGSKNIPFGSLETSTDLPKNKALPVVVVCPSGARASRAAGILRKLGFEKARPLAGGLRAWREANLPVEKSA
- the grxC gene encoding glutaredoxin 3, which produces MQPVKMYTTLVCPFCIRAKALLKQRGVNDIDEVRVDLDPSQRTTMMEITGRRTVPQIFIGDTHVGGCDDLIALDQRGGLMPLLQGS
- the secB gene encoding protein-export chaperone SecB; the protein is MADDNNAPVFQIQRVYLKDLSLEQPNSPQILLEQAQPQVDINLNLAAQPVADGVYEVSVTATVTTKVNDKTLFLVEAKQAGIFEIRNIPDEQLQPIIGIACPQIVYPYLRAIVSDVCTRAGFPPVVLAEVNFQAMYEAQQQQQAAGGANLN